The DNA window TGGCGCTGGTCGGCGAGCAGGAGATCCCACGTCTCGGCTACCCGGGCGGCAACGTCGATGCCGTCATCGACTGCGCGGGAGCCGTCAACTCGTCCCAGCAGGGCTTGCAGATGCTGAAGCAGGAGAACGGGCGGCTGGTGCTGGTGGCCCTGTTCGAGCACGATGGCCCGCTGGACCGGAACATGATCGTGCGGAAGCACGTCCGGCTGCTCGGCTCGTGGGCCTGGACCACCGAGGACATCCAGCACGCCGCCGCGCTGGTGCGGAGCGGCAAGGTGGACCGTCGGCCCCTCGTCTCGCACACGTTCCCGCTCGATCAGGCAGCTGAGGCGTTCGTGCTCCAGGAGAAGGGGCAGGCGATCAAGGTGGTCATCACGCCGTAGCCGGGGTGTGCGTCGCCGGCGGCGGCTGTGCTGCCGCCTCGCGACCACCAGCAACACGAGACAACCTGACAGTGCAGCCGGCCGGGTGCACGCTCGCTCATGCTCGGTCGCTGATGCGTGAGGCTATCAGCGGCGGAGCGTGCACGTGAGGTGGAACAGCGGTCAACGGATTACTCGGCCGGCGGCTGCTCCGGGCTGGTGGCCTGCGCTTCCGCTGGCTCGTCGTCCTCCACGAGCCAGTCGTCGACAATCGAGTTGAACAGCCCCTGGACGGTTGCCCCAAACTCCGGGAGCACGGGCGCGAGGTCGATGGGATCGTCGCCGCGCAGCACCCGCAGCGGCTCACCCGGATGGATGTCGTAGACCATCTCGTCGGTCGGGTCCACCACCAGCGAGATCGGGATACCCACGCCGGCGTAGCCAACGCACCTGCACATCATCTCGCCCACACTCTCGCCCGCCGAGACGATCTCGACGGCGACATCCGGCGGGATGTCCAGCTTGCCGAAGCGCCGGCGCGTGTCGGGCTTAATCCTCGCCGCCGAGCGCTACGACAGCTCCGAGCCGGTCAACCTCGGCGCCGGCCAGGAGATCATGATTCACGATCTCGCGTACCTGAGCGCCGAGCTGACTGGCTACGAAGGCCGCGTCGAGCTGGACCCGACCAAGCCGAACGGCCAGCCTCGACGCTGCCTCGACGTCACCCACGCCGAGCAGGAGTTCGGCTTCTGCGCGCGGTCGGATCTGGCATGCTGCTGTTGTGGGATCGGGGCTTCCACTCGTAGGAGATGGTCCGCGTCACGCTCGCACAGCAGGCGCAGTTCCTGGGGCGAACCAAGAGGAACATCGTGCTCCGACCCTACCGGTGTCTGTCAATCTTGTACTACGACATATATGACAAAGAATACCGTGTGAGATTCTGGCCGAGAATACGCTGCCGGTTCGTCCGGAAAGCGCCCGCCGGAGTGGTATGATCGTGCCGAGTGGACTGACTCCGCCCACGATGAGGAGGCGAGCGGCATGGCGCACGGCTTTACGGGCAAGATCCTGCACGTCGATCTGACGGAAGGTCGGCACTGGGTCGAGGAGCCCGACGACGCGTTCTATCGAAAGATGATGGGTGGTCGCGCCCTGGTCTCCCACTACCTGCTGACGCTGGTGCCGCCCGGCGCTGACCCGCTCGGTCCAGAGAACATCTTCGTGATGGCCCCGGGCATCGTGACCGGCTCGACGTTCTCCGGCCAGGGTCGCAACGGCGTGGGCGCGAAGAGCCCCTTGACCGGCGGCCTGGGCAGCGCTGAGGCTGGCGGCTACGCCGGCTCCGAGCTGAAGCGGTCTGGCTACGATGCCGTGGTGGTCCGAGGGAAGGCGGCCAGGCCCGTCTACATCTGGATCAATGCCGGCAAGGTCGAGATCCGCGACGCCGCGAACGTCTGGGGGC is part of the Chloroflexota bacterium genome and encodes:
- a CDS encoding Uma2 family endonuclease: MKPDTRRRFGKLDIPPDVAVEIVSAGESVGEMMCRCVGYAGVGIPISLVVDPTDEMVYDIHPGEPLRVLRGDDPIDLAPVLPEFGATVQGLFNSIVDDWLVEDDEPAEAQATSPEQPPAE